Proteins from a single region of Anastrepha ludens isolate Willacy chromosome 5, idAnaLude1.1, whole genome shotgun sequence:
- the LOC128864809 gene encoding uncharacterized protein LOC128864809 codes for MATGEAMEAFRRSSVIARTPPQAAATTDNTTESSLPTTATQRRTDVSTLEMKGREGTPGTPTTHIIKKVTDAPNPQQNPTSCSTNAKQSRQCELIDILGKEIDALIQYVESRRNVHGDIRRMCSIIKRAHTDVLIETDSMERCIRKLSTSKQVQIVSTAGKNTPQTAKRTRAKESPRAATQIATKSPVAKKRKSDSDSSRPQTVNQPMQREEWKKVEKKKKSLKNRKGTIRPMSDAIIIEKKAGGTSYADMLRAVKHSEELKDLSEKVKTMRPTKKGGLLIEFKRSKDVEASSYQMAIENALDGVASVNLKTHTVTIQCKGLIADLNTEDQLLEAITQQAQVKNLKMSAIRSTRTIPGGTQSMYLSLRADDAKKVLELGHLKVGWVRCRVTEVTSPRRCYRCWAYDHVATACKEPDRTKLCRRCGKEGHQAASCKNDEKCALCTGAHAAGSAKCPRYQEAVRLRKT; via the coding sequence ATGGCAACAGGAGAAGCTATGGAGGCTTTCAGGAGGAGTTCCGTTATTGCAAGGACCCCTCcacaagcagcagcaacaacagacaACACAACGGAGAGCAGCCTGCCAACAACGGCTACCCAGCGGCGGACAGATGTATCAACACTGGAGATGAAAGGTCGAGAAGGCACGCCCGGGACGCCGACAACCCATATCATCAAAAAAGTCACTGACGCTCCCAACCCGCAGCAAAACCCTACTTCCTGCAGCACTAATGCAAAACAAAGCAGGCAATGTGAATTGATCGACATCCTTGGAAAAGAAATTGATGCACTTATTCAATACGTGGAATCACGCCGTAATGTCCACGGTGACATAAGAAGAATGTGCAGTATTATCAAAAGAGCTCACACAGACGTTCTCATTGAAACGGATTCAATGGAACGTTGCATAAGAAAATTGTCTACCTCTAAACAGGTGCAAATTGTTTCGACAGCAGGGAAAAACACTCCTCAGACGGCTAAGAGAACTAGAGCCAAAGAAAGCCCAAGAGCTGCAACCCAGATTGCAACAAAGTCTCCAGTTGCTAAAAAGAGGAAAAGCGACTCTGATTCTTCCCGGCCACAAACTGTAAATCAACCCATGCAGAGGGAAGAGTGGAAAAAGGtagagaagaaaaagaaatcgcTGAAAAACCGAAAAGGCACCATCAGGCCAATGTCGGACGCCATTATTATCGAGAAAAAGGCGGGCGGTACATCATATGCGGATATGCTGCGAGCAGTAAAGCACAGCGAAGAACTGAAGGACCTTAGCGAAAAAGTTAAGACGATGCGACCTACAAAAAAAGGTGGCCTTCTTATAGAATTTAAAAGGAGCAAGGATGTTGAGGCCAGTAGTTACCAAATGGCTATTGAAAATGCGCTGGACGGTGTAGCGTCGGTGAACCTGAAGACGCATACAGTCACAATCCAATGTAAAGGTCTTATCGCTGACCTGAACACGGAGGATCAGCTACTTGAAGCGATTACTCAGCAGGCGCAGGTGAAAAATCTAAAGATGTCGGCGATACGAAGCACACGCACCATTCCAGGAGGTACACAGTCAATGTATTTATCGTTGCGTGCAGATGATGCCAAAAAGGTGCTGGAGCTAGGACATCTCAAAGTAGGATGGGTAAGATGTCGAGTAACAGAAGTTACATCACCGAGACGGTGCTACAGATGCTGGGCATACGATCACGTAGCAACCGCGTGTAAAGAACCCGATCGCACCAAATTGTGCAGACGATGTGGAAAAGAAGGCCACCAAGCAGCAAGCTGCAAAAACGATGAAAAATGTGCGCTGTGTACCGGAGCACATGCAGCTGGCAGCGCAAAGTGCCCGCGCTACCAAGAGGCGGTGCGTCTTAGAAAAACATGA